The proteins below come from a single Candidatus Methylomirabilota bacterium genomic window:
- a CDS encoding ankyrin repeat domain-containing protein: protein MKRHALSLALAALCALMGCVRPVDEQLRQATLGGKPDEVKQLLGQGADPGYQYAGWTVLMYAARDGQLEIVRTLLDRGAKVDAVAPRGITSLMVAAQRGQVEIVKLLLAKRAFINARNDNDNTALMYAAEFGHFDVVKVLVDAGADLNVRDGDRETALGIARRRGHLDIVRLLTDKRAWE from the coding sequence ATGAAACGCCACGCGCTGTCGCTCGCCCTCGCGGCGCTCTGCGCGCTCATGGGCTGCGTTCGCCCGGTGGACGAGCAGCTCCGCCAGGCCACCCTCGGCGGCAAGCCGGACGAGGTGAAGCAGCTGCTTGGGCAGGGCGCGGATCCCGGCTATCAGTACGCCGGGTGGACCGTCCTCATGTACGCGGCCCGCGACGGCCAGCTCGAGATCGTGCGGACCTTGCTGGATCGCGGGGCCAAGGTGGACGCGGTGGCGCCCCGGGGGATCACCTCGCTCATGGTCGCCGCCCAGCGCGGTCAGGTCGAGATCGTGAAGCTGCTGCTGGCCAAGCGCGCCTTCATCAACGCCAGGAACGACAATGACAACACGGCCCTGATGTACGCGGCCGAGTTCGGCCATTTCGACGTGGTCAAGGTCCTGGTGGACGCCGGCGCGGACCTGAACGTGCGCGACGGCGACCGCGAGACCGCCCTGGGCATCGCGCGGCGGCGCGGCCATCTCGACATCGTGCGCCTGCTCACCGACAAGCGCGCCTGGGAGTAA